Proteins encoded in a region of the Kwoniella botswanensis chromosome 2, complete sequence genome:
- a CDS encoding mannose-6-phosphate isomerase, class I, with translation MPNSGITRLIVHPNDYPWGKVGKDSLAGRLTKNASEPGFEFKPDQPYAELWMGTHPTNPASLYSSPSILLSKHLESHPELLGSSSTKFNPPFTGKKGSGTEGQTEGHVPFLFKVLTCKQALPLQIHPNKELAKKLHEQDPEKYPDINHKPEIAVCLSPSFLGFASFRPYNQIISFLTKTPEIANLSGDIKTKIDQFAKNPAGDVLREVWEGFLRLSDDESVVKQYTERVLKEGVEAFKDFSGEGFSDREKENLVKAVKLSKEYYHGDGGLFSTLFFLNLVELKKDEGIYVGADGPHAWLEGEIVELMAISDNVLNVGFTPDEDKDDPSLVSKTVTCQSKTPTELKLISQVFSKSQKGQSKVYKVPFEEFSILKISNDDILKPFDGPAVAIVLSGTWGISGEKAEEGSCWFIGAGTKVEFERKEGGEDAQVWIAFYDADAEKDEVGEK, from the exons ATGCCAAACTCAGGAATAACACGATTGATCGTCCATCCGAACGATTACCCAT GGGGTAAAGTAGGAAAAGATAGTTTGGCAGGACGATTGACTAAAAACGCTTCTGAGCCAGGATTCGAATTTAAGCCTGATCAACCTTatgctgag CTATGGATGGGTACTCACCCGACCAACCCCGCCTCACTCTATTCCTCCCCCTCAATCCTCCTATCCAAGCATCTCGAATCGCATCCGGAGCTACtaggttcatcatcaaccaagTTTAATCCTCCTTTCAcgggaaagaagggatcgGGTACAGAAGGACAAACAGAAGGTCACGTACCATTTTTGTTCAAGGTGTTAACTTGTAAACAGGCTTTACCACTTCAGATTCATCCCAATAAAGAATTAGCTAAGAAGTTACATGAGCAAGATCCTGAGAAATACCCAGA TATCAACCATAAACCTGAAATAGCAGTCTGTCTCTCCCCCTCTTTCCTGGGATTCGCCTCTTTCAGACCATACAACCAAATTATCAGCTTCCTCACCAAGACTCCAGAAATTGCCAATCTCTCTGGAGACATCAAAACGaaaatcgatcaatttgCGAAAAACCCCGCAGGAGATGTTTTGAGAGAAGTATGGGAAGGGTTCCTTCGATTGAGCGATGACGAGTCTGTAGTCAAGCAGTATACCGAACGAGTACTTAAAGAAGGGGTCGAGGCGTTCAAGGATTTTAGTGGAGAAGGTTTCTCAGAtagggagaaagagaatttGGTGAAAGCTGTCAAGTTGTCTAAAGAGTATTATCATGGTGATGGAGGGTTGTTTTCTACTTT ATTCTTCCTTAATCTCGTTGAgctcaagaaggatgaagggatCTACGTTGGAGCTGATGGTCCACATGCAtggttggaaggtg AAATCGTCGAACTCATGGCTATTTCCGATAACGTCCTCAACGTAGGATTCACCCCTGAcgaagataaagatgatcCTTCCCTCGTATCCAAGACAGTCACCTGTCAATCTAAAACCCCCACCGAACTCAAATTGATCTCTCAAGTGTTTTCGAAATCTCAAAAAGGACAGAGCAAAGTTTATAAAGTTCCTTTTGAAGAATTTAGTATATTGAAAATATCCAATGATGATATTCTAAAACCATTCGATGGACCTGCTGTTGCTATTGTGTTAAGTGGCACTTGGGGTATATCAGGTGAAAAGGCCGAGGAGGGAAGTTGTTGGTTTATAGGAGCTGGAACGAAAGTTGAGTTCGAACgaaaagaaggaggtgaagatgcgCAGGTTTGGATTGCATTTTATGATGCTGACgctgagaaggatgaggttgGAGAAAAGTAA